Proteins from a genomic interval of Zingiber officinale cultivar Zhangliang chromosome 2A, Zo_v1.1, whole genome shotgun sequence:
- the LOC122043980 gene encoding NDR1/HIN1-like protein 13: protein MAEQEPPQHCNPAPLPLPPPFETYIVQVPKDQIYRIPPPENASLVEHYRSQVRQHRQNRCPCFRYLKRLALPVFLPLILLTAAIIIFFAIVNPTTPTFAVNSFSVKDVSKSKTEYDFSVRIINPSNRVSLSYAGGGLAVASHAGKEFATGSTPRFFQPHGNMTDLKLLLRSTKSPTKGSNKPLWIKLRIEFTVGAKIGQLELRRMRLDVKCDVKVSGLDKKVRISSQDCNSNLS, encoded by the coding sequence atGGCGGAGCAGGAGCCGCCCCAGCACTGCAATCCTGCACCTCTGCCCCTTCCTCCGCCCTTCGAAACCTACATCGTCCAAGTCCCAAAGGACCAAATCTACCGAATCCCTCCTCCAGAGAATGCTTCCTTGGTCGAACACTACCGCAGCCAGGTCAGGCAACACCGCCAGAACCGCTGCCCCTGCTTCCGTTACCTCAAGCGCCTCGCCCTCCCTGTCTTCCTCCCGCTCATCCTCCTCACGGCCGCTATCATCATCTTCTTCGCCATCGTCAACCCCACCACTCCCACCTTCGCCGTCAACTCCTTCTCCGTCAAGGATGTCTCAAAATCAAAAACAGAGTATGACTTCTCGGTGAGAATCATCAATCCAAGCAACAGAGTAAGCTTGTCGTATGCCGGCGGTGGGCTCGCAGTCGCCTCCCATGCCGGCAAAGAGTTCGCCACCGGGTCGACGCCAAGGTTCTTCCAACCGCACGGCAATATGACCGACCTCAAATTGCTTCTCCGCTCGACCAAAAGCCCAACGAAAGGGTCGAATAAACCTCTTTGGATCAAGTTAAGGATTGAATTTACAGTGGGCGCCAAGATCGGCCAGTTGGAGTTGCGGCGCATGAGGTTGGACGTGAAATGCGATGTCAAAGTCTCTGGGTTGGATAAGAAGGTGCGCATCTCCTCACAGGACTGCAACAGCAATCTCTCGTGA
- the LOC122042277 gene encoding copper-transporting ATPase PAA1, chloroplastic-like isoform X1, protein MAMASAYSAPLPQTPFPRFDSLLTFPNFSCYQKARCFLRFHGKNRYLTATRPALFPVQRPYLSICPSDPLRIRFPLVSTSLSGGEGGGDRGSSSGEAAGKPVAGDSEDANALGSDVITLRVGGMICGGCAASVKRILETLPQVHSATVNLEQQTAFIWAAPEAKVKEDWQQELGEQLAKHLTTCGFESNLQDLSSSNLAA, encoded by the exons ATGGCGATGGCGTCCGCGTACTCTGCTCCTCTTCCCCAAACCCCTTTTCCGAGATTCGACTCTCTTCTTACCTTCCCCAACTTCTCCTGCTACCAGAAAGCTCGTTGCTTCCTACGCTTTCACGGCAAAAACCGCTACCTCACAGCTACTCGCCCTGCTTTATTTCCAGTCCAGCGACCATACCTGTCGATATGTCCATCGGATCCCCTACGGATCAGGTTCCCTTTGGTTTCCACGTCCCTTTCCGGTGGCGAAGGAGGAGGCGACCGCGGATCGAGCTCAGGAGAAGCTGCGGGGAAGCCCGTAGCAGGAGATTCGGAGGACGCCAACGCGTTGGGTTCAGATGTGATTACCCTCCGTGTCGGA GGCATGATTTGCGGTGGTTGCGCTGCCAGCGTGAAGCGCATCTTGGAAACCCTA CCTCAGGTACACTCTGCCACAGTTAACCTAGAACAACAGACGGCATTTATATGGGCTGCACCAGAAGCCAAGGTCAAGGAGGATTGGCAGCAAGAACTCGGAGAGCAGCTTGCAAAGCACTTAACTACTTGTGGATTTGAATCCAACCTTCAAG ATCTCAGCAGCAGCAATCTTGCAGCTTGA
- the LOC122042277 gene encoding copper-transporting ATPase PAA1, chloroplastic-like isoform X2 — MAMASAYSAPLPQTPFPRFDSLLTFPNFSCYQKARCFLRFHGKNRYLTATRPALFPVQRPYLSICPSDPLRIRFPLVSTSLSGGEGGGDRGSSSGEAAGKPVAGDSEDANALGSDVITLRVGGMICGGCAASVKRILETLVHSATVNLEQQTAFIWAAPEAKVKEDWQQELGEQLAKHLTTCGFESNLQDLSSSNLAA; from the exons ATGGCGATGGCGTCCGCGTACTCTGCTCCTCTTCCCCAAACCCCTTTTCCGAGATTCGACTCTCTTCTTACCTTCCCCAACTTCTCCTGCTACCAGAAAGCTCGTTGCTTCCTACGCTTTCACGGCAAAAACCGCTACCTCACAGCTACTCGCCCTGCTTTATTTCCAGTCCAGCGACCATACCTGTCGATATGTCCATCGGATCCCCTACGGATCAGGTTCCCTTTGGTTTCCACGTCCCTTTCCGGTGGCGAAGGAGGAGGCGACCGCGGATCGAGCTCAGGAGAAGCTGCGGGGAAGCCCGTAGCAGGAGATTCGGAGGACGCCAACGCGTTGGGTTCAGATGTGATTACCCTCCGTGTCGGA GGCATGATTTGCGGTGGTTGCGCTGCCAGCGTGAAGCGCATCTTGGAAACCCTA GTACACTCTGCCACAGTTAACCTAGAACAACAGACGGCATTTATATGGGCTGCACCAGAAGCCAAGGTCAAGGAGGATTGGCAGCAAGAACTCGGAGAGCAGCTTGCAAAGCACTTAACTACTTGTGGATTTGAATCCAACCTTCAAG ATCTCAGCAGCAGCAATCTTGCAGCTTGA